A region from the Bdellovibrionales bacterium genome encodes:
- a CDS encoding aromatic amino acid hydroxylase yields the protein MRRRIIVKTDFNQIQLPTHLKKYVVSQDYGRYTSEDQAVWRYILRRLTNFLSEKAHPCYLEGMERSGISVEFIPRIEEINSRLAEFGWGAVSVSGFIPPAAFMEFQSLGLLPIACDMRTIDHLLYTPAPDIVHEAAGHAPMLVDPAYARYLRRYAEIASKAIISKEDLAQYEAIRILSDCKENPDSEPSEIAEALEKLNEASLAISYVSEAAYLGRMNWWTAEYGLIGDLNEPKIFGAGLLSSLGESLTCLDEKVPKLPLTLHCLDYSYDITEPQPQLFVTPSFEVLENVLRKLGSQMAFNQGGLIGLEKALAAKTVNTIELNSGLQISGILSSYRSAQVAGLVEPIFFCFKGPSQLCLQGNQLDGHGTDYHSEGFSSPVGLLRNENRCLSVMDSQDLQRLGLVVDTTATLCFASGIILTGLVRKIVRKNGKLF from the coding sequence ATGAGGAGGAGAATTATCGTGAAAACAGATTTTAATCAAATTCAGCTTCCCACACATCTTAAAAAGTATGTTGTGAGTCAAGATTACGGACGTTACACCTCCGAAGACCAAGCGGTTTGGCGCTATATCTTGCGCAGACTGACTAACTTTTTGTCTGAAAAGGCTCATCCTTGTTACTTGGAGGGCATGGAGCGATCTGGAATTTCAGTTGAGTTTATACCGCGAATAGAAGAGATCAATAGCAGGCTCGCTGAATTTGGATGGGGAGCGGTTTCTGTGAGTGGTTTTATCCCTCCGGCGGCCTTTATGGAGTTTCAATCGTTAGGTTTACTTCCAATTGCTTGTGACATGAGAACGATCGATCATCTGCTCTACACTCCTGCCCCCGACATTGTTCATGAGGCCGCTGGACATGCTCCTATGCTCGTGGACCCGGCCTACGCGCGCTACCTGAGGCGATATGCCGAGATTGCAAGCAAGGCAATCATCAGTAAAGAGGACTTGGCTCAGTACGAGGCCATCCGGATATTGAGTGACTGCAAAGAAAATCCTGATAGTGAACCCAGTGAGATCGCGGAGGCATTGGAAAAGCTGAATGAAGCAAGTCTTGCGATTTCCTATGTTTCAGAGGCGGCCTACTTGGGACGCATGAATTGGTGGACAGCAGAATATGGACTTATTGGAGATTTAAATGAACCCAAAATATTTGGAGCCGGGCTTCTTTCATCATTAGGAGAATCACTCACTTGTCTAGATGAGAAAGTACCGAAACTACCCTTAACATTACATTGTCTTGATTATTCTTACGATATTACTGAACCTCAGCCACAGCTTTTTGTAACTCCATCTTTTGAAGTCCTTGAGAACGTACTGAGGAAGCTCGGCTCTCAAATGGCATTCAATCAGGGAGGACTTATTGGTCTAGAGAAAGCTCTCGCGGCAAAAACAGTTAACACGATCGAACTCAATTCAGGCCTTCAGATTTCGGGCATTCTTTCGTCCTATCGTTCGGCTCAGGTGGCAGGTCTTGTTGAGCCCATTTTTTTCTGTTTCAAAGGGCCGTCACAGCTTTGTTTGCAGGGAAATCAGCTTGATGGACATGGGACTGACTACCACTCTGAGGGTTTCAGTTCTCCTGTGGGCTTGCTTAGAAATGAAAACAGGTGTCTTTCGGTTATGGACAGCCAGGATTTGCAAAGACTTGGCTTGGTGGTCGATACGACAGCGACTCTTTGTTTTGCCTCGGGAATCATTTTGACCGGTCTAGTGAGAAAAATTGTTCGGAAAAATGGCAAATTATTCTGA